In the Victivallis sp. Marseille-Q1083 genome, one interval contains:
- a CDS encoding IS4 family transposase codes for MARTKSCLSANFRESDFLTLASLLGVVSFDALTNALQKCGLATKRYRKLPLELMAYYVICLSLYSSVSLQEVLRCLLEGMQWLKLKLPCGAIEGRGGISRARKRLGSKLMEVLFQDVCRPLASPESRFAFYKKWRLMAIDGTTFALPDEKANSDYFGLPPCSRGTTAFPQLRLTVMIEVGTYAITAATHGPFREGENTQAKRLIPHLDSSMLLIADRGFGCYPFFAEAMTSEAALLFRIRNNMKFECEKMLSDGSFLSTFYSGLEHRKKINGSQVRVIEYTLKGAKEKYRLITNILVPEEAPAIELAQLYHERWEIEIGYDELKNHLKLPGTNLRSKTPELVIQELYGFFLAHYTVRTLMYKAVLKKHIDPDSLSFIGTVRILRRKITSARFPPQ; via the coding sequence ATGGCGCGTACAAAATCTTGTTTGTCGGCTAATTTTCGTGAAAGTGATTTTTTGACCTTAGCCTCTCTGCTTGGAGTTGTTTCTTTCGATGCGCTCACCAATGCGCTGCAAAAATGCGGTCTTGCAACAAAACGCTATCGCAAATTGCCATTGGAATTGATGGCATATTACGTTATTTGTCTTTCGCTCTACTCGAGCGTGTCTTTGCAGGAAGTTCTTCGATGCCTCCTGGAAGGTATGCAGTGGCTGAAGTTAAAACTTCCCTGCGGAGCCATTGAAGGCCGCGGAGGAATTTCACGCGCAAGAAAACGCTTGGGCAGTAAGTTAATGGAAGTCTTATTTCAAGATGTTTGTCGCCCTCTGGCCTCGCCGGAGTCAAGATTTGCTTTTTACAAAAAATGGCGCTTGATGGCGATAGACGGAACAACTTTCGCTCTCCCGGATGAAAAAGCGAACAGTGATTATTTTGGTCTCCCGCCTTGTTCGCGCGGAACCACGGCGTTTCCTCAATTACGTTTGACGGTAATGATTGAAGTCGGCACATACGCCATCACAGCTGCAACACATGGACCTTTCCGGGAAGGCGAGAATACTCAAGCAAAGCGTTTGATTCCTCACTTGGACTCAAGCATGCTGTTGATTGCCGACCGTGGCTTCGGCTGTTATCCATTTTTTGCGGAAGCTATGACATCCGAAGCTGCTTTGCTGTTTCGGATCCGAAATAATATGAAATTTGAATGTGAAAAGATGTTGTCTGACGGCTCATTTTTGAGTACATTTTACAGCGGTTTAGAGCATCGGAAAAAGATCAATGGAAGTCAGGTGCGGGTTATTGAATATACACTCAAAGGTGCGAAAGAGAAATACCGCCTGATCACAAATATACTTGTGCCGGAAGAAGCTCCGGCAATTGAACTCGCACAATTGTACCATGAACGATGGGAAATTGAAATTGGGTATGACGAGTTAAAAAATCACTTGAAATTGCCGGGGACAAATCTACGAAGCAAAACCCCGGAATTGGTTATTCAGGAACTTTATGGATTTTTCCTTGCACACTATACAGTACGGACATTGATGTACAAGGCGGTACTGAAAAAACACATTGATCCGGATTCGTTATCGTTTATCGGAACTGTCAGGATTTTGCGGAGAAAGATCACCTCCGCGCGTTTTCCCCCTCAGTAG